From a region of the Roseivirga sp. 4D4 genome:
- a CDS encoding WG repeat-containing protein, which produces MVKKIYLLSSLVALLTFWNIEIPKRAFRFYQRGDLVKTVEALDRSIGKDTLNPAAYYLYANLFIDTAFNRYDVDTAYLYTNQAFGQLQFITEPKDIAALKELSVDSVSLQNLKDKVDSLKFIDIKSIHTIDAYNWFMQNHQDADQIEEAIRLRNHIAFEQAASINTWQRYQQFMDEYPAAEDFGEAELRYKRLIYEERTADGSYQSLTSFLEEFPNTPYRKNVVAGIFQYTTAENTLESFRRFLVDYASNDFNKVMADRAYHIYNTKYPDGDFFEDFDFGLNMDSLRKAKVLEGEFWMPKLENGKIKYVSKVGNDRLQTNFETLTEDCLCNPSFGDVVFGTVNGKKQVLGRNGALIYEGIFEQVIDGGYGMLIIRNVEGDRLIHKSGQSIIDDPKEEIKVLNNSFIRTKQNGLFGLTSINGLRYLPNEFVQIDTFKTKLWLEKENGIQLIKPEALFPILTGLEPPAFEPQFDEIEELPNGRLWVIRNDKESILNQNFETIIPFGEYEIYERPYGWKLEVRQKVQLVHDRYNDLIGGKLYDKILENDRWLGLFQDGTWTLLDQVGNTLPQRNYDSLAFWGENMVMKFRNDSAWAQFKTGKEILMKEEWNPQLLIPQQYITTGEKALNDFFMLSNAKKYRKIYNDSGREILASTYNDVTALSPNMIRLQKRNAALADSTGHFLLNFIYDGIGSNKEGFVSILDKGKVGVINPEKDINIPPTFEKLIEPYADTVLIASEGNYKGFINASAEPLTTFEFDEVVYYNDTLSLTRIEDEWLMYNIAADEALYEGILTYEYINEDDADKTLLISTEAGEGIYSLSQGELIEPTYTEIKVLGAAEEPIYFAMKLVPEADIYIVIYFDKMGNKIFTQSFPQEAYFKIACPSK; this is translated from the coding sequence TTGGTAAAGAAGATATATCTCTTATCGAGTTTGGTCGCTCTACTGACCTTTTGGAATATTGAAATTCCGAAACGTGCTTTTAGGTTCTATCAGCGGGGTGACTTGGTCAAGACCGTAGAAGCCCTTGACAGATCGATTGGAAAGGACACCCTTAACCCGGCTGCTTATTATCTCTATGCTAACCTATTCATAGATACAGCATTCAATCGGTACGATGTCGACACGGCATACCTCTACACCAACCAAGCTTTCGGACAATTGCAATTCATTACCGAACCGAAGGACATTGCAGCTTTGAAAGAGCTGTCTGTAGATTCAGTATCACTACAAAACTTGAAAGACAAAGTTGACAGCCTCAAGTTTATCGACATCAAGTCTATTCATACCATTGATGCTTATAACTGGTTTATGCAAAATCATCAGGATGCGGACCAGATCGAGGAAGCGATTAGGCTCAGAAATCACATCGCTTTTGAACAGGCTGCATCGATTAACACCTGGCAGCGCTACCAACAGTTTATGGACGAATATCCTGCTGCCGAAGATTTCGGTGAAGCAGAGCTTAGATACAAAAGATTGATCTATGAAGAGCGCACTGCAGATGGAAGCTATCAAAGTCTAACCTCCTTCTTAGAGGAATTTCCTAATACACCTTATCGTAAAAATGTAGTAGCTGGAATATTTCAATATACTACCGCGGAAAACACGCTCGAGTCGTTCCGAAGGTTCCTAGTCGATTATGCGAGTAATGATTTCAATAAAGTCATGGCCGATCGCGCTTATCACATCTACAATACCAAGTATCCTGACGGAGACTTCTTTGAAGATTTTGACTTTGGCTTGAATATGGACTCACTTCGAAAAGCCAAGGTACTTGAAGGTGAGTTCTGGATGCCAAAGCTAGAGAACGGGAAGATCAAGTATGTCAGCAAAGTGGGAAATGATCGGCTACAGACAAATTTTGAAACCTTGACGGAAGACTGTCTCTGTAACCCATCGTTCGGAGACGTGGTATTCGGTACTGTGAATGGGAAAAAGCAGGTTTTGGGAAGAAATGGAGCGCTCATTTACGAGGGCATCTTCGAACAGGTAATTGATGGCGGATACGGCATGTTAATCATTCGCAATGTGGAAGGCGATCGGCTGATCCATAAGTCTGGCCAGTCCATTATTGATGACCCGAAAGAAGAAATCAAAGTATTGAACAACAGTTTTATCCGCACCAAGCAAAATGGTCTTTTTGGACTCACAAGCATCAATGGTCTCAGGTATCTGCCCAATGAGTTTGTGCAAATAGATACCTTCAAAACAAAGCTTTGGTTGGAAAAAGAGAACGGTATTCAGCTGATCAAACCTGAAGCTCTCTTTCCCATTTTAACAGGCCTTGAGCCTCCCGCTTTTGAACCTCAATTTGATGAAATAGAAGAATTACCGAATGGTAGATTATGGGTGATACGGAACGACAAGGAGTCCATTCTGAATCAGAACTTTGAAACCATTATCCCTTTTGGTGAATATGAGATTTATGAACGCCCTTATGGTTGGAAGCTGGAAGTACGGCAAAAAGTACAATTGGTTCACGATCGGTATAATGACCTTATCGGTGGAAAACTGTACGATAAAATTTTGGAGAACGATCGTTGGTTGGGCCTTTTTCAGGATGGCACCTGGACTTTACTCGATCAAGTCGGCAATACACTTCCACAACGTAACTATGACTCGCTTGCCTTCTGGGGAGAAAACATGGTGATGAAGTTTCGCAATGATTCTGCGTGGGCGCAATTCAAAACGGGTAAGGAAATACTCATGAAGGAGGAATGGAACCCACAATTGTTAATTCCTCAACAGTACATTACCACGGGCGAAAAGGCTTTAAATGACTTCTTTATGCTGAGCAATGCTAAGAAGTACAGAAAAATCTACAACGACAGCGGACGAGAGATTCTAGCTTCGACCTATAATGATGTGACGGCCTTGAGCCCGAATATGATTAGACTTCAAAAGAGGAATGCTGCCCTGGCAGATAGCACCGGTCATTTTCTACTGAACTTTATATACGATGGTATCGGCTCAAACAAAGAGGGGTTCGTGAGCATTTTGGATAAGGGCAAAGTGGGTGTGATCAATCCTGAAAAAGACATTAACATTCCTCCTACCTTTGAAAAACTCATTGAACCCTATGCCGACACCGTGCTGATCGCTTCTGAAGGCAACTACAAAGGATTCATCAATGCAAGTGCAGAACCCCTTACCACCTTTGAGTTCGATGAAGTGGTGTATTACAATGACACACTTTCACTAACCCGAATAGAAGACGAGTGGTTGATGTATAACATTGCTGCGGATGAGGCTTTGTATGAAGGGATTTTGACCTACGAGTACATTAATGAGGATGATGCCGACAAAACACTCCTGATAAGCACTGAAGCGGGTGAGGGCATTTACAGCCTCTCTCAAGGTGAGCTTATTGAACCTACATATACCGAAATCAAAGTTTTAGGAGCTGCTGAAGAACCCATCTACTTTGCCATGAAGCTCGTTCCTGAGGCCGATATTTACATTGTTATCTACTTTGACAAAATGGGTAACAAAATTTTTACACAAAGCTTTCCTCAGGAAGCATATTTTAAGATAGCTTGCCCTTCAAAATGA
- a CDS encoding interleukin-like EMT inducer domain-containing protein → MIRSVFLSVILLFSVFESMAQVTSSVYVRGTGYNYSQSRVVKVGGTNYAVGGRGLTLTVLNASTHAHISTVKYDTYGSSTDANNLAEALNKLTRGQIGMIASYDAWENNVTENLKNAARRLGLFKLGGGLDAGSRRPYAAIFRGSGTSTTSNLEPNHIAYEVMQSEDHQAEYATIATYLIDDAFIGNNLSNALVSGDGNLVGASILVDNNNQVGIGTNDPAFKLDVNGTSRFTQKVIVEDDIESKKVKVTATPGSVPDYVFNPSYELRSLSEVELFIKKNSHLPNIPSAKEVETNGQDVGDMQLKLLEKVEELTLYMIELEKTVKKQSAEIKALKSEKKHP, encoded by the coding sequence ATGATTAGATCAGTATTTCTTTCAGTAATCCTTCTATTCTCGGTTTTTGAATCTATGGCACAGGTCACCTCTTCCGTATACGTTAGAGGCACAGGTTATAATTACAGCCAATCACGTGTAGTAAAGGTAGGAGGGACAAATTATGCCGTTGGTGGTAGAGGTCTAACGCTAACAGTTCTAAATGCTTCAACACACGCCCATATTTCAACTGTTAAATACGATACATACGGTAGTTCGACTGACGCTAACAATCTGGCCGAAGCCCTTAACAAGTTAACCAGGGGTCAAATAGGAATGATCGCTTCTTATGATGCTTGGGAAAACAATGTCACTGAGAATTTGAAAAATGCAGCGAGAAGATTGGGTCTTTTTAAGCTTGGAGGTGGATTGGATGCCGGTTCCAGACGGCCCTACGCGGCAATTTTTAGAGGTTCAGGAACTTCGACAACCTCTAATCTTGAACCTAATCACATAGCTTATGAAGTAATGCAATCTGAAGATCATCAGGCTGAATATGCCACGATTGCCACATATCTAATTGATGATGCCTTTATTGGGAATAATTTGTCAAATGCACTGGTCTCTGGGGATGGTAATTTGGTGGGAGCGTCCATTTTGGTTGACAATAACAATCAGGTTGGAATTGGCACGAATGATCCTGCTTTTAAGCTGGATGTCAATGGAACTAGTCGTTTTACTCAAAAGGTGATAGTGGAGGATGATATCGAATCCAAAAAAGTAAAAGTTACCGCTACGCCAGGTTCCGTTCCCGATTATGTATTCAATCCCTCTTATGAGTTAAGAAGCCTGTCGGAAGTGGAGCTTTTTATCAAAAAGAACTCACACCTACCCAACATTCCCAGTGCCAAGGAAGTCGAGACCAACGGTCAGGATGTAGGAGATATGCAGTTAAAATTATTGGAGAAGGTTGAGGAGTTGACTTTGTATATGATTGAACTGGAAAAGACTGTCAAAAAGCAATCGGCTGAGATAAAGGCGTTGAAGTCTGAAAAGAAGCACCCCTAG
- a CDS encoding tetratricopeptide repeat protein: MFKIILVGGACGLIMAFIYFRQTRPINILEEFEKLREQPIQSKSGEQLAEYYVNVRKIDSLLLIDQESVAIDFLKNLADTASHHVQEYLFNMGKILYGQGDFNRAQLTFSRVLNEYDKDHINAREWRAYCFMQFKDCDLAMKDARYLVEYDSAFLDKYERIKQNCDSIESQVE, encoded by the coding sequence GTGTTCAAAATCATTTTAGTCGGTGGGGCTTGTGGTCTGATAATGGCTTTCATTTATTTTAGGCAAACAAGACCTATTAACATCTTAGAGGAATTTGAGAAGCTGAGAGAACAACCAATTCAAAGTAAGTCAGGAGAACAACTGGCTGAGTACTATGTTAATGTTCGGAAAATAGACTCACTTTTATTGATTGATCAAGAGTCAGTTGCAATTGACTTTCTTAAAAATCTAGCTGATACTGCATCTCATCATGTTCAGGAGTACTTATTTAATATGGGAAAAATCCTGTATGGTCAGGGTGATTTTAATAGGGCACAACTCACTTTTTCAAGAGTTTTAAATGAGTATGACAAAGATCATATTAATGCGAGAGAGTGGCGTGCCTATTGTTTTATGCAATTTAAAGACTGTGACCTTGCTATGAAGGATGCGAGATATTTAGTTGAGTACGACTCTGCTTTTTTGGATAAATATGAAAGAATAAAGCAGAATTGTGACTCCATTGAAAGTCAAGTTGAGTAG
- the pafA gene encoding alkaline phosphatase PafA, with protein sequence MKKSIFILFLFVSVTALRAQTERPKLVVGIMVDQMKQEYIWRFENHFGEGGIKRLMNDGFAAKNGHFNYSSTSTGPGHASVYTGATPSVHGIVDNTWYSRLLNRNVYCAEDTAVVAVGGSARSGKISPMNLYSSTITDELKISTMQKGKVIAMSIKDRGSALPGGHYSDGSYWYDASTGEFMTSSYYMDDLPDWVKSFNNRKLADKYLGGTWNTLKPINEYNESGIDNSPYEGGFRGKDTPTFPYDLSKLRTTNGGLGLIRSTPFGNTLLNDLALAAIDAEGLGADATTDFLAVSFSSPDYIGHNFGPQSKEVQDTYIRLDKEIERLLDALDNKVGKGNYVVFLTADHAVAENSLRMKNDKFRVDNFNRGAYAESLKSAVNEKYGEAEWFEGPIGYDTFLDHDVVAEKGVELYEIQLFVAQQAMKFEGVHLALTATDMARNSYSEQLRSLMQNSYHAKESGDIKMILNPAWQAGRAKGTGHGNAWNYDTHVPIIFYGWGVQSGTSVRKMHITDIAPTVSMLLQIRLPNGATGQPIFEAIK encoded by the coding sequence ATGAAAAAATCCATCTTCATTCTATTCCTTTTTGTAAGCGTAACTGCCCTAAGGGCACAAACTGAACGTCCAAAACTGGTAGTGGGCATAATGGTTGACCAGATGAAACAAGAATATATCTGGCGCTTTGAAAATCACTTTGGAGAAGGTGGAATAAAGCGCTTAATGAATGATGGTTTTGCCGCCAAAAATGGACATTTCAACTATTCTTCAACAAGTACTGGTCCTGGTCATGCTTCTGTTTATACAGGCGCTACTCCCTCCGTTCATGGTATCGTTGACAATACTTGGTACAGTAGGTTATTGAATAGGAACGTCTATTGTGCAGAAGATACAGCCGTTGTGGCTGTCGGTGGATCTGCAAGAAGTGGTAAAATCTCTCCGATGAACTTGTACAGTTCAACGATCACAGATGAGCTTAAGATTTCGACCATGCAAAAAGGTAAGGTGATTGCAATGTCTATCAAAGACAGAGGTTCTGCGCTACCGGGAGGACACTACTCTGATGGCTCTTATTGGTATGATGCCAGCACGGGAGAGTTTATGACTTCTTCTTATTATATGGATGACCTTCCGGATTGGGTCAAGTCTTTTAACAATAGAAAATTGGCTGATAAGTACCTTGGTGGGACTTGGAATACGCTTAAACCGATCAATGAATACAATGAAAGTGGTATTGATAACTCTCCATATGAAGGTGGCTTCAGAGGCAAGGACACGCCAACTTTTCCATATGACCTTTCCAAACTTAGGACTACTAATGGTGGCTTAGGACTGATAAGAAGCACTCCTTTTGGCAATACACTTCTGAATGATTTAGCACTAGCGGCAATTGACGCTGAAGGCCTTGGTGCCGATGCTACCACTGACTTTTTAGCGGTAAGTTTTTCTAGCCCCGATTACATTGGACACAATTTTGGACCTCAGTCCAAGGAGGTCCAAGACACCTACATTCGATTAGACAAGGAAATTGAAAGACTACTCGATGCACTAGACAACAAAGTAGGTAAAGGAAATTATGTGGTCTTCTTAACTGCCGATCATGCAGTGGCTGAGAACTCGCTTCGTATGAAGAATGATAAGTTTAGAGTAGACAATTTCAATAGAGGGGCTTACGCGGAGTCACTCAAGTCAGCAGTCAATGAAAAGTATGGTGAAGCTGAATGGTTTGAAGGACCAATAGGCTATGATACTTTTTTAGATCACGATGTGGTGGCCGAAAAAGGAGTAGAGCTCTATGAAATACAGCTTTTTGTTGCACAGCAAGCCATGAAGTTTGAAGGTGTGCATTTGGCACTGACCGCCACTGACATGGCCAGAAACAGCTACAGTGAACAACTGAGATCTCTGATGCAAAACTCCTATCATGCCAAAGAGTCGGGCGACATTAAGATGATTCTTAATCCTGCATGGCAAGCTGGCAGAGCAAAGGGAACAGGTCATGGCAACGCTTGGAATTACGATACGCACGTCCCCATTATCTTTTATGGTTGGGGAGTTCAATCGGGTACTTCGGTAAGGAAGATGCATATCACGGACATTGCTCCTACGGTGAGTATGTTACTACAGATCAGGCTTCCGAATGGTGCCACCGGGCAACCGATCTTTGAGGCGATAAAGTAA